The proteins below are encoded in one region of Halocatena salina:
- the rpl18a gene encoding 50S ribosomal protein L18Ae — translation MSEFTVSGRFQTRGGYQQFERTVTAENEDVAIEHTYADFGSEHGLKRTQVDIEGVTQ, via the coding sequence ATGAGTGAGTTCACCGTTAGTGGGCGCTTCCAAACACGAGGAGGATACCAACAGTTCGAACGAACGGTCACCGCCGAAAACGAAGACGTTGCGATCGAACACACCTACGCCGATTTCGGCTCCGAGCACGGATTGAAACGCACCCAAGTCGACATCGAGGGGGTTACCCAATGA
- the pfdA gene encoding prefoldin subunit alpha produces MSAGGGGLRQLQEQLQAIDEEVAALKEDIEELQTEKAEANEAIDALDRLETDDIVQVPLGGDAYVRAEIQNVDEIVVSLGGGYAAERDREGAVESLEHKKNALDDRISSIQSEISELESESDELEQQAQQMQQQQLQQMQQQFQQSDE; encoded by the coding sequence ATGAGTGCTGGCGGTGGAGGACTGCGACAGCTCCAAGAACAGCTTCAGGCCATCGACGAGGAGGTTGCAGCCCTCAAAGAGGATATCGAGGAGCTACAAACCGAGAAAGCCGAGGCGAACGAAGCGATCGACGCGCTCGACCGACTCGAAACCGACGACATCGTGCAGGTACCACTCGGTGGTGACGCGTACGTCCGCGCGGAGATACAGAATGTCGACGAGATCGTCGTGTCGCTTGGGGGAGGATACGCCGCCGAACGCGACCGCGAGGGGGCAGTCGAGAGCCTCGAACACAAAAAGAACGCTCTCGACGATCGCATCAGCTCGATTCAGTCGGAGATCAGCGAGCTTGAGTCGGAAAGCGACGAACTCGAACAGCAGGCCCAGCAGATGCAACAGCAACAGCTCCAACAGATGCAACAGCAGTTCCAACAATCAGACGAATAG
- a CDS encoding 50S ribosomal protein L31e, translated as MSANDFEERVVTVPLRDVLAEAKHKRADKAMSLIRAHLAKQFAVDESAIRLDPSINETVWSRGRKNPPRKLRVRAARFDEEGEQIVEAETA; from the coding sequence ATGAGTGCGAACGATTTCGAAGAGCGGGTTGTCACAGTACCGCTGCGCGATGTGCTCGCGGAAGCAAAGCACAAACGGGCCGATAAGGCGATGAGCCTCATCCGCGCCCACCTCGCCAAACAGTTCGCCGTCGACGAAAGCGCCATTCGGCTTGATCCGTCGATCAACGAGACGGTGTGGTCTCGTGGGCGCAAGAATCCGCCGCGGAAGCTCCGGGTTCGTGCGGCACGATTCGACGAGGAAGGCGAACAGATCGTCGAGGCCGAAACCGCTTAA
- the ftsY gene encoding signal recognition particle-docking protein FtsY yields the protein MFEGLKETLDRFKDDVEEQAESVDAETEADTDVDTVEEKRDQDQKREDPAPPDRDPSEDPETVEEDDREVSVGFGKRAKAFATGGVIIQPEHLDEPLETLELSLLSSDVEMGVAEEILAGIRENLEGTVRAQVQSTDMVLESALKEALFDVISVGQFDFDQHVAETDKPLVMVFTGVNGVGKTTTIAKLARYFERHGYSAVLANGDTYRAGANEQLREHADALDKKFIAHEQGGDPTAVLYDAVEYARANDVDIVLGDTAGRLHTSNDLMAQLEKIDRVVDPDMTLFVDEAVAGQDAVQRASEFNDAAEIDGAILTKADADPQGGAAISIAHVTGKPILFLGVGQEYDDLERFDPEQITDRLLEGDVEDR from the coding sequence ATGTTCGAGGGACTCAAGGAAACACTCGATCGGTTCAAAGACGATGTGGAAGAACAAGCCGAAAGCGTCGACGCGGAGACCGAAGCTGACACCGATGTCGATACGGTAGAGGAAAAACGGGACCAAGACCAAAAACGAGAAGATCCAGCGCCCCCGGATCGAGACCCGTCTGAGGACCCCGAAACGGTCGAGGAAGACGACCGTGAGGTTTCCGTCGGCTTCGGCAAGCGAGCCAAGGCGTTCGCAACGGGAGGAGTCATCATCCAGCCCGAACATCTCGACGAACCGCTTGAGACCCTCGAACTATCGTTGCTTTCCAGTGACGTGGAGATGGGTGTTGCCGAGGAGATCCTCGCAGGGATCCGTGAGAACCTCGAAGGCACAGTCAGGGCACAGGTACAGTCGACGGATATGGTCCTCGAATCGGCCCTCAAAGAGGCTCTGTTCGACGTGATCAGTGTCGGCCAGTTCGACTTCGATCAGCACGTCGCCGAGACCGACAAGCCGCTCGTCATGGTGTTCACTGGGGTCAACGGCGTCGGAAAGACGACGACCATTGCGAAGCTCGCGCGCTATTTCGAACGACACGGATATTCGGCGGTGCTCGCAAACGGCGACACCTATCGGGCGGGGGCGAACGAACAGCTCCGTGAGCACGCCGACGCGCTCGATAAGAAGTTCATCGCCCACGAACAGGGCGGCGATCCGACGGCCGTCCTCTACGACGCGGTCGAATACGCACGCGCAAACGACGTGGATATCGTCCTCGGGGACACCGCCGGACGGCTCCACACCAGCAACGATCTGATGGCCCAACTCGAAAAGATCGATCGTGTCGTCGATCCAGACATGACTCTGTTCGTAGACGAGGCCGTCGCCGGACAGGACGCCGTCCAACGCGCATCCGAATTCAACGACGCGGCCGAGATCGACGGCGCGATCCTCACCAAAGCGGACGCCGATCCACAAGGCGGTGCGGCGATCTCCATCGCTCACGTCACCGGAAAGCCGATCCTCTTTCTCGGCGTTGGACAGGAGTACGACGATCTCGAACGGTTCGATCCCGAACAGATCACCGATCGCCTCCTCGAAGGCGACGTCGAAGACCGCTGA
- the thpR gene encoding RNA 2',3'-cyclic phosphodiesterase, whose translation MRLFISIDLDTVDELQAAQAPFEALSGIRTVDPEQVHFTLKFIGEMDEQRLPDLQTALSEAIADAGVQPFDVAVGGYGAFPSHDYINVIWVGVRDGNRQFHHLHDAIEQRTVDLGVEPADHSFTPHATIARMDHAAEKTRVQTVLKERDPDVGSTHVSAVELIESRRTPSGPQYRTVHTVGL comes from the coding sequence ATGCGCCTGTTCATCAGCATCGACCTCGACACGGTCGACGAACTCCAAGCGGCACAAGCCCCGTTCGAGGCTCTCAGTGGGATCCGTACCGTCGATCCCGAGCAGGTCCATTTCACCCTCAAGTTCATCGGTGAGATGGATGAACAGCGGCTCCCGGACCTGCAAACGGCGCTCTCGGAGGCAATCGCTGACGCAGGAGTCCAGCCGTTCGATGTGGCAGTTGGGGGGTATGGGGCGTTTCCGAGTCACGACTACATCAACGTCATATGGGTCGGCGTCCGAGACGGGAACCGCCAGTTCCACCACCTTCACGACGCGATCGAACAGCGGACGGTCGATCTCGGCGTCGAACCAGCCGATCACTCGTTTACGCCACACGCGACGATCGCGCGCATGGATCACGCCGCGGAGAAAACACGCGTCCAAACCGTGCTTAAAGAGCGGGATCCGGACGTTGGATCGACACACGTGTCGGCCGTTGAACTCATAGAAAGCAGACGGACACCTTCGGGACCCCAGTACCGAACCGTACACACCGTCGGGCTGTAG
- a CDS encoding 50S ribosomal protein L39e has product MGKKSKAKKKRLAKLERQNTRVPAWVMMKTDRDVMQNPKRRSWRRGNTDE; this is encoded by the coding sequence ATGGGCAAGAAATCGAAGGCCAAGAAAAAGCGGCTAGCGAAGCTAGAGCGCCAAAACACCCGCGTTCCCGCGTGGGTGATGATGAAAACGGACCGCGACGTCATGCAGAACCCGAAACGTCGCAGTTGGCGGCGAGGGAACACCGACGAGTAA
- a CDS encoding translation initiation factor IF-6, which produces MLRATLAGSSYVGVFAVATDDCLFIRPNVEDDLRTAFAEELGVPAVETTIGGSGTVGALLTGNENGLLVSNRIRETELQRIRSVVDRPVTELPGTINAAGNVVLANDNGAYVHPDLSDAAVDTVSDALAVPVERGELAGVRTVGTAAVVTNVGVLCHPKVTDGELDFLEDLLGVRADIGTINYGAPLVGSGLIANTNGYVAGQDSTGPELGRIEDALGYID; this is translated from the coding sequence GTGCTTCGCGCGACCCTTGCGGGCTCTTCGTACGTCGGGGTGTTTGCTGTCGCCACCGACGACTGTCTTTTCATTCGGCCCAACGTCGAGGACGATCTCCGAACAGCGTTTGCCGAGGAGCTTGGCGTTCCAGCCGTCGAGACCACTATCGGGGGTTCGGGAACCGTCGGCGCGCTCCTAACCGGCAACGAAAACGGACTCCTCGTGAGCAACCGCATCCGTGAAACCGAACTCCAACGCATCCGTTCGGTCGTGGACCGCCCTGTGACGGAGCTACCCGGAACCATCAACGCGGCAGGAAACGTCGTGCTCGCAAACGACAACGGTGCGTACGTCCATCCCGATCTCTCCGATGCGGCGGTTGACACCGTCTCTGATGCCCTCGCCGTGCCTGTCGAGCGTGGTGAGCTTGCGGGGGTTCGGACCGTTGGAACCGCCGCCGTCGTAACGAACGTGGGCGTACTCTGTCACCCCAAGGTAACCGACGGTGAACTCGACTTCCTTGAGGATCTACTCGGCGTGCGGGCCGACATCGGGACGATCAATTACGGTGCGCCATTAGTCGGTTCGGGGTTGATAGCCAACACCAACGGTTACGTCGCTGGGCAGGATTCGACCGGTCCGGAACTCGGCCGAATCGAGGACGCACTTGGCTATATCGACTAG